In Sander lucioperca isolate FBNREF2018 chromosome 21, SLUC_FBN_1.2, whole genome shotgun sequence, the following proteins share a genomic window:
- the dcaf7 gene encoding DDB1- and CUL4-associated factor 7: MSLHGKRKEIYKYEAPWTVYAMNWSVRPDKRFRLALGSFVEEYNNKVQLVGLEEESSEFVCRNTFDHPYPTTKIMWIPDTKGVYPDLLATSGDYLRIWRVSDTETRLECLLNNNKNSDFCAPLTSFDWNEVDPNLLGTSSIDTTCTIWGLETGQVLGRVNLVSGHVKTQLIAHDKEVYDIAFSRAGGGRDMFASVGADGSVRMFDLRHLEHSTIIYEDPQHHPLLRLCWNKQDPNYLATMAMDGMEVVILDVRVPCTPVARLNNHRACVNGIAWAPHSSCHICTAADDHQALIWDIQQMPRAIEDPILAYTAEGEINNVQWASTQPDWIAICYNNCLEILRV; this comes from the exons ATGTCGCTTCAcggcaaaagaaaagaaatctaCAAATACGAGGCACCATGGACGGTGTATGCGATGAACTGGAGCGTCCGCCCAGACAAACGCTTTAGGCTAGCTCTTGGGAGCTTTGTGGAGGAATACAACAACAAG GTTCAGCTAGTGGGTCTGGAAGAGGAGAGTTCAGAGTTTGTCTGCAGGAACACATTTGACCACCCATACCCCACCACCAAGATCATGTGGATCCCAGACACTAAAGGGGTGTACCCGGACCTGCTTGCCACCAGTGGGGACTACCTGCGCATTTGGAGG GTCAGCGACACAGAAACACGTCTTGAATGTTTGCTGAACAACAACAAGAACTCAGACTTCTGTGCTCCCCTCACATCCTTTGACTGGAATGAGGTTGATCCCAATCTGCTGG GTACATCCAGCATTGACACCACCTGCACTATCTGGGGGTTGGAGACTGGTCAGGTGTTAGGACGCGTTAACCTGGTGTCTGGGCATGTGAAGACCCAGCTGATTGCTCATGACAAagag GTGTATGACATCGCATTCAGCCGTGCAGGAGGTGGTAGAGATATGTTTGCCTCTGTGGGAGCCGATGGATCCGTCCGTATGTTTGACCTCCGGCACCTGGAGCACAGCACTATCATCTATGAAGACCCCCAGCACCATCCACTGCTCCGCCTCTGCTGGAACAAGCAGGACCCCAACTACTTGGCCACAATGGCCATGGACGGCATGGAG GTGGTCATCCTGGATGTACGTGTGCCTTGCACTCCGGTGGCTCGGCTGAACAACCATCGTGCATGTGTCAACGGCATCGCCTGGGCCCCTCACTCGTCATGTCACATCTGCACTGCAG CCGACGACCACCAGGCTCTGATCTGGGACATCCAGCAGATGCCACGCGCCATTGAGGATCCCATCCTGGCCTACACTGCTGAAGGGGAGATCAACAACGTGCAGTGGGCCTCCACGCAGCCAGACTGGATCGCCATCTGCTACAACAACTGCCTGGAGATCCTGCGTGTCTAA